A region of the Nitrospirota bacterium genome:
GTCGCGACCTTTGCGGACACCCTGCAGCAGGCGTTGCTGATGTCGTTCTTCGCCTTGTTTCCCGTGCTGTTCCTGTCCGGAACCCTGGTGCCGGTGGAGAGCATGCCGGTCGGGTTCCAATATCTGGCGGAGTTGAGCCCGTTGACGCACTACATGGAGGCCATCCTCGGTATTTTTCTCAAGGGCGTGGGAATGGAGGTCCTCTGGCATTCCTTCGCCGTGATCGTGTTGATTGCAGCGGTGTTGCTGGCCGGCGGCATCCTGCATCTGCGACGTCGCATGCATTAAAACGAGCGGGTCTTCGAGCAATCCACAGAGAGGGTCTGGTCTGTGAATCAGAGGAATGTGGCAATAGGAGGGCGGTTGACGCTCCGGGGCCTTCCGGTGACCGTTCGGTGGCTGTTCAGTTGCTTCCTGATCACCGTAGGGCTGGGTTACGTTCTGGCTATCACCTACCTCTTTCTCCTGGATGTCGAGCCTCACGGGAAGATGAGGATGAATCTCGTTCAGGCCACGATCATCAAATACTACGGAAACCGCGGGAATACGCGGCTGGAGGTCGCCCTCAACGGCTCCATGGCGGACAAGATCAGCCCGGCCGAGAAGGCCGACATAATCGGGTGGATCCGCAACGGGGCCGCGGCCGCGGACTATGAGACGGTTCAACCGCTGTTTGCAAAGAACTGCGTATCGTGCCACAGCGCGGAGTCCGGTTATCCGATTCCACCATTGACGAGCTATCAAGAAGTTACAACAGTGGCTGAGGTCGATTTGGGACAATCCGTGCGCGCGCTGGCGCGTGTGAGCCACGTCCATTTGTTCGGCATGAGTTTTGTCTTTCTCTTGACTGGCCTCATCTTCGCGCTGACCGAGATCAACAAGCGGCTGCGGCTGGTCATCGTGCTTCTTCCCTTCATCGCGATCTGGCTGGACATCGGATCCTGGTGGGTCACCAAGTATGAGCCGGTCTTCGCGTACACCGTGATCATTGGCGGTATCTTGATGGGGCTGGCGCTCGCGGCTCAGATCCTCATCTCACTGTGGGAGATGTGGTTGACAAGGGTTGGGGATGGCCATGAAGCGTGAGGCCACGGACGCAGGCGTGAGAACGAAAAGCTTTCCGACGACTGGAAAGGAGACGCGACCATGGAAAAAGATCCGGTGTGCGGCATGTTGGTAGATCCCTTGCGCGCGGTGGGACAGAGAATCGCGGCAGGGAAGACCTATTATTTCTGCAGCGCGAACTGTTTGGCGAAATTCGACGCTGCGCCCGAACGCTTCGTCTCGGGAGAAACTAAGGAGAAGAGATGATTCCTCGGTGGACTCTCGCTTATGCGAGGCGCGGGCTGTCCGAGACCGACACATGAGATCGTCGCGGATCGATACTTGTTCCAGCGGGAAAAGGGGCTATGCTCTTCCCTTGCCCGCCGTAGATGCTTGCGACGCGTGAGCCGTGGTCCGGCGGGATACGCGTATAACGAGGGAGCATGTTTGAACGTCTGCGTGAGTGGTCCCAGGAGGCGTGGCGGCCGGTGTTGCATTGGCACCTCGCGCTGGCGTCGCTCGGGTTTGCCTGGATCGTCTATCTCCTCACGGCCGCGGAGAGCGGATGGGTACGGATCATCGATGACGCCAACCTGGTGTTTCACGAAGCCGGGCACCCGATCTTTGGCATCCTGGGATCGACCTTGGGATTGTACGGCGGTACGCTGGGCCAACTCGCGATCCCGGCCGGCATCGCGGCCGCGTTTTGGGCGAGACGCGAAGCCGTGGGCGTTGCAGTGACGGGGTTTTGGTTCTTCGAGAACTTCTTGAACATTGCGCGTTACATGGCCGACGCTAGGGCGCAAGTTCTGCCCTTGGTCGGCGGTGGCGAGCACGATTGGACCACCATCTTCAGCCGTTGGGGTGTGCTGTCGTCCGACACCGCGATCGCCGGATTCGCGGCGGGCGTCGGATGGTTGGGCATGATCGGGGTGTGGGGTTGGTTGGCGTGGCAATGCCTGGCCTCACGCGATCATCGCCAAGGCACCGAAGAGATGGTCGATCGCTTCTCTCGATCGTAACGTCACGCCGCCCGGCTCACGTCCTTTATCCCGGGATTACGCAACATTCTGCTGCAAGATCGGCCTTCAATCGGCCGGCCGAGGCAATCCACTCGCCAGGCTTTTCGAACCTAGGGTTCATACGGGCGGAGGAAGGGAACCCAGGAACGCGCGCCACGCGGCTTCGTACGCCTCGGCCGAGACATCGTCGAAGTCGTTGTGCCTGCCCGCGACCGATACCCAGAGCTTGGGGTCACGAGCCGCCTCGAACAGGCGGCGCCCCATCCATTCGGGAATGATCTCGTCTTCCGCCGCGTGGATCACCATCAACGGGCACGTCACGGATGTGATCTTGCTCAGGTTGTCGAATCGTGTGCGTATCATAAATGAGACCGGGAGCCAGGGGTACGCCACGCGCGCCATGTCCGGAATGCTGGTCATCGGGCTTTCCAGCACGAGGCCGGCCGGTCGTACTTCGGTCGCGAGCTGCGTGGCGGGCCCGGTCCCCAGACTGCGTCCCACCACGACCACGCGGTCGGGAGGCACGGCGAGTTCACTCGTCACGTCTGCCCACACGGACCGGGCGTCGCGGTACAACCCGTCTTCCGAAGGGGTCCCCGCGCTGCGTCCGTAACCGCGGTAGTCCACGGCGTACACGGCAAGCCCCGCTCGATGCCATTGCGCGTAGTGGTATACGCGATCGCCGAGGTTGCCCGCGTTGCCGTGAAAGTCGATCGCGGTGTAGCGGGCCTCCGGGTTCGGGATGTGCCAGGCGTGCAGCCGGACGCCGTCGTCGGTGGTGAGCCAACGATCTTCAAACCGCAGGCCAAGGGAGCGGGGCGTTGCCGAGAGGTCGGCGGCTGGAAAGTAGATGAAGCGGTCCTCCATCAGTACCATCGCGCCGCTGATGGCCGCCAGAGCAACGAGCACGCTGACGCCGACCAACACCACGATCCGCACGCGACCTCCCTCGCCCGCGATGGTACGAAGGTGCGGGTCGTCCGTCAACGTGGTTGTCGTACTTGCTTTCCGCCCCCATGGTGTGGTGAACTGCCGCGAACTCGGGGCATGGAACGCTGATGACTGGGAATCGACCGTTAAGGTGGTGGAGGATATGGATTGCGCTGAGCCTCGCGTTGACCGTGATATCGGCCTGCGCGGCTCGGAATGTGAAGATCGACCACGACAGCCTGTCGGCGCTGAAGGACGGACCTCCGCTCAAACTGGCGCGCCAGAAGCCGCCCGGGTTTGTGGTCTCGGACCCCGGCAACTCGGTGGTGGATTCGCTCTTCGGGGTGTCCGGTGGCACGCTCGTCACTCCCGGCCGGAGCGCGGGCGATGCGCCGATGGAAGAGGAGTATGCGCTCGACGACCCGGCCGTCAGCGTCGGGGACAAGGTGTTCGAGGCCCTCGCGTTCGAGTTGGGGGTGCAGCGCGACCCGTCAGACCGGCGCGTGTTGACCGACGATCGTCTCGAGGCCGGGACTGGCGCGGCGGGCCCTGACGGCTGGCTGCTTGAGGTCACCACGCTTCGCTGGGGCCTTGCCTATGATAAGAAGTTCTGGACGCGTTACCACGTACGACTCGAGGCCAGCGGTCGCTTGATCGATCTCTCCCGCCGACGGGTCGTCTGGCAGACCAAGTGCGACGGATCGGAGGAGGAGGCGTCGAAGGGAACGCTTCTGGCCGATCTCACTGCCGCTGACGGCGCGGAGCTGAGGGAGCGGCTCGGGGCCGCGGCGGAGCGGTGTGCGGAGGAGTTGGTCGCCCACCTCTTCGCCGGCGTCCGGTAGGGCGCGGACGCGCCCTCGCCCGTCCAGCCGCGGCCATCTGCGGCGTTGCCGCTGCGCATCCGGTCCTCACGTCGTGGTAGGGGCGTATTGCAATACGCCCCTACAGGTCCGGTGCTCGCGGCGCCTGGCGACCCACCTTCGAGAGGACGGATGCCGGAAGTCCCCGAAGGGGGCATCTGACCGCTGCTGAACGGGCGAAGTGCAGGCATCGGTCGGTTGTAGGAATCTCGTTTGGTCAATGTCATCCCGCGCGTTCAAAGAAGAGAAGACATTTACGCTTCGTGTCAGTCTCGAGGCGGCGTTTCCGGAGGATTATGACGGGGACGACGATCAGTATCAGTGGCTGCGCGAGTGGGACGGGGCGATCAAGGGCGAGGTGTTGAGGGCGGTGTTCGCGGCGCTCCGTCGTTATCCCGGGTGGACCGCGCGGGTTCGAAATCGCGGAATGTCCGAGCAGGACGAGATCGAGATCGTGCTGTCCAAGGACTTCGAAGCAGGGGCAGCGCCGAGCGGTTCGTAAGCTCAGCAGCCGTGAGGTCCAGCCCAACGCCCCCGAGCCGACACCGTGTGGTATGCTCGCGAGCGTCGGCAGACAGGAGCATCGGGTGAAGAAGGGCCGCCCCTCCAAGCCGGATCTGAGCGGCGAGGTTTCGATCGCCGTGATCATCAAGTCGCGTGACAACGCGGTGCTGCGCGGCGTGCGGCCGTACCTGCGCTGGGTGACGCGCAGCGGGGGCGCACCGTGTCTGGTGTCGCCGGGTGAACCGGTTCCACGCTCGGCGCGCGGCCTGCTGTTCCTGGGCGGGGAAGACCTCGCGCCCGAGCGGTACGGGGAACGCAACCGGTACTGCGAGCGAATCAACGAACCTCGCGACGCGTTCGAGCTGGGTCTGCTCGCGGCCGCCCTCAAAGACGATGTCCCGATCCTGGCCGTGTGTCGCGGCATCCAGGTCCTCGCGGTGGCCCTGGGCGCGACCCTGTATCAGGACATCCCGATCGAACACCGCGCGGCGGGTCGGCGTTCGCGGGTGATCCACCGTGGCCCGAGACACACCGACTCGTCGCACCGCATCACGATCGCACCCGGAAGTATGCTCGTGCGGTTGATCGGCCGCGCGAGCGCGCTCGTCAACAGTCATCACCACCAGGCGGTGCGGAGCCTTGGGCCCAACACCCGGGTGGTCGCCCGAGCGAGCGACGGGACCATCGAGGCGATCGAACACACGGCCAACCGGTTCGTGTTGGGCGTCCAGTGGCATCCCGAACGCTGGCCGCATCCCTCGTCCGACGCCATCATGAAAGGATTCCTGACCGCGTGCGCTGGGCCATGACCGGACTGATTGTCGCGGGCCTGGTGGTCGTCGGTCTGCTCTGGTGGCTCGGCGCGATGTTTTGGATGCCCGGCGCGAGCGTGAGCGGCCCTCTTGCGCCGCCCACCCAGCGTGAGGCGGCGCTCAGCGCGCGCCTGGCCCGCGACGTGGAGGCCCTGGCCGGCGAGATCGGCGAACGCAACGTTCTGCACTACGACGAACTGCTGGCCGCGGCGGATTACATCGACGGCGCGCTGGAGGCCGCGGGCTACGAGGTACACCGGCAACGTTATGAGCTGGACGGGCGCCCATACGACAATCTTGAGGTCGAACAAAGGGGCTCCACCTCGGCGGACGAGGTGGTCGTCGTCGGCGCGCACTACGACACGGTCCCTGACTCGCCGGGCGCGAACGACAACGCAAGCGGCGTGGCGTCGCTCCTGGCCCTGGCCGAGTACTTTGTCACCCGCCAAACCGCCCGCACGCTGCGCTTCGTGGCCTTTGCCAACGAAGAGGCGCCGTTCGCGCACACCGCGCGCATGGGGAGCGTGGTCTACGCCAAACGCTCCAAGGCACGCGGCGAGCGCATTGCGGCGATGATCAGCTTGGAGACCATGGGCTACTTCACCGACGAGCCCAACTCCCAGCGCTACCCTTCGGTGCTTCGTTGGATCTACCCCGACACCGGCAACTTCATCGCCTTCGTGAGCAACTTGGGGTCGCGGGGCCTGCTCAAGCGCGCTCTGAGGGCATTCCGCAGCCACGCGTCGATCCCTTCGGAAGGCGGCGCCGTGCCCGAGCGCCTGCCCGGGGTGGGATGGTCGGATCACTGGTCGTTCTGGCAGGAGGGTTATCGCGCGATCATGGTCACGGACACCGCCCTGTACCGCTACCCCGCGTACCACGCCGAAGGGGACATCCCGGATCAGGTGGACTTCGAACGCCTGGCGCGCGTGGTCGCGGGGCTGGAGATCGTGGTGGCGGATCTGGCAGGCGGCGTCACCGGAACCGTCTCGCCGCGCCGGCCGACCGAGCCGGACGTGATTCCCCCGCAGGATCTCCCGGAACTCGTCGAGTAGATTCGCCGACCGACAAGGGTGTGGCGTTACCGGTGCCTTTCTTCCTCTGATTGCAGGTCGCGCTGGGCGTCGTCCGCGTGGCTGCGCGTCTTTTCATAGTCGTGTCGCGGCTGGGGTGACGAACAGGCGGGCAGGAGTGCCGGAACAATAACCAGCGTGACCAACAGCCAAATTGCGTGCCTCCAAGTGACGTGTCTCCAAGTGAAGTGCCTCATGGTCGGGGCTCCTGGGATGAGGGTGGTGAGGCGAAATCAGTGTCAGTGCCGAATAGAAACGCAGCCAGGGTGCGGCCCGCATCGTCCGACACGGCGTGCTGCGCGGCGCGCAGCGCGCGGGCCCGCGCTTCCGGTTCCGTCAGATGGCCTTCGCGGCCGTTGCGACGAATGGATCCGATGATCTGGTCGGTGGATCGATCCAGCAGGTCGAAGCTGGCGGTCCAGCGAACGAACGGTCCCTGGGGCATGTGATCCACGGACTCGAAGGTGGCCGCGCCCCGGATGACGATGTCCGCGGGAGCCCCGTCCGCGCCGCTGACCGGCAAGCCGTAGGTGTTGAGGCCCTGGGTGAGCGCGCTCCGGATTGCGGCGGGCTCGTCACCCGTGACCTCGAGCGCAATGTGCACGTGTTGTTCGAGGTCGCGCTGCAACTGGAGTCTGACGGTTCTAAGCCGGGTCAGTGGATCAGCGCCGCGTCCGGACGGGTCCACGATCTGCAGGTCGGTATGGTACGCGTCGCGGAGCAGCAGAAGTCTCACCGCCAAGTGGAGGGCGCGTATCCGGCCCAACGGGTCATCGCTGCGCTGGGACGAGTGGAGCAGCGCGTCGATTTCTCGGTCGAGGCCCGCGATGCGTTCGCGCAGCGTGGCCGCGGCCTGCCGCCGATCCATGGTCGCCAGGGCATAGTAGGCCCCGGTGTTCGCGTTGTGATACCGCTCGGCAATGGCCACGTGCTCCAGCACCTTGCCGGTGGACACCTTGGTGACCTGGTCGATCGAGATGTCGCGTTGCGACGCGGTCTTGCCCGAGTCATCGGCCTGTAGGTAGCGCTCCCACTCGGTGGTGCGCTGTGAGATCTGCGCGGAGAACACCCGGGATACCGCGGCGTAAGCCCGGTCCTCGGCGGCCTCGGGGTTGTCGGCGCGGCCCACGCCGGTCACGTAGCTTGCGTCGGGATAGCGCGCGCTGCGCCCCTCCACCCAGTCGGGCTCGCGGGCGGTCAGAATACCGGTGGTCGCGCACGCGAGCAGGGCGCTTGCCAGCACCAGCGAGGGTCCGAATGCGAGCGCGGGGCGCCGGGTCGCCACGTCAATACGCGGAGACGGTCCCGACCGCGCGCTCCGCGATGAAGAGCTTGCGCCCGGCTGCCAGCGTCACGTCGCGGGTGGTGGTCGCGCCGGGCGCTCCGTCCGGTACGATCTCCACGGTATACCGCCCCGGGGGCACCAAGATCCGCGCCATCCGGATGGCTCCAGGCAGCGTGCGCCAACTGCGCGTGTCCGCCTGTTCGGACGCCAGGCCGTAGAGGTTGCCGAGCAACCCCACGATGGCGCCGCTCCCGTCGCCCTTTGACTGGTTCACCCCGTGCTCGGCCGCCCTGGTGGCCGCGTATTTGGCGGCCGCGCGCGCAATGGCTTTGGCCGAAATGCGGCCGATGCGATCGGCCAGGTCTTTCTGGGCGATCGCCGTGATGTCTTCCACTAGAAACGTGCGTTGCAGAAACGTGGATTGCGACCCCGCGACGCCGGCTTCGCCTACCACGCGCACGTCGGCGCCGCTCAGGCCGGTGGGTCTCGGCACGAACTTCGGGAATGCGACGCGAAGGATATAGACGCCGCCCGAGCCGTCGGGAATCGGCGCGTCCACGAACTCGTTCACCTTGACGGGGGCCAGCCCGTCGTAGCTGACGATGATGAGCTCGGCTTGGGTCCTGAAGTCGCGCTGCCTGATCCAAGTGGCAGCGGGAAAGAGTTCGCGGTAGTGCGCGTGTTCATCGGTCAGGTCCAGGGCTTCGGTGACGCGCAATAGGTCGGCCGGAAGGGTCGGTGGGATGGGGGTGCCGTATTGCTCAAGGTAGACGCGATAGGTGTCGTAGGCGTTGCGATACGCGATGAACGCGTCGTTGAGTTCGCCCCGGCCTTCGTAAAGGATGCCCGACAAGTAGCGGGCGAACGCGTCCTCGCGATAGACGTTCTTCTTTGCGTAGCGGTCGTTGATGACGTTGAGTTTATGGTCGACCTTGCGGGCTTCGACCAGCGCATCATCCCACTCGCCCAGGAGCGCGTAGTTCAGAGCGCTGACCACGTTGATCAAGACCGTCTCGAAATCTTCGCCTTCATACGGCAGCGTGAGATCGTTGCTGAACATGGCGCGGGCTTCC
Encoded here:
- a CDS encoding alpha/beta hydrolase, with the translated sequence MRIVVLVGVSVLVALAAISGAMVLMEDRFIYFPAADLSATPRSLGLRFEDRWLTTDDGVRLHAWHIPNPEARYTAIDFHGNAGNLGDRVYHYAQWHRAGLAVYAVDYRGYGRSAGTPSEDGLYRDARSVWADVTSELAVPPDRVVVVGRSLGTGPATQLATEVRPAGLVLESPMTSIPDMARVAYPWLPVSFMIRTRFDNLSKITSVTCPLMVIHAAEDEIIPEWMGRRLFEAARDPKLWVSVAGRHNDFDDVSAEAYEAAWRAFLGSLPPPV
- a CDS encoding YHS domain-containing protein codes for the protein MEKDPVCGMLVDPLRAVGQRIAAGKTYYFCSANCLAKFDAAPERFVSGETKEKR
- a CDS encoding M28 family peptidase → MTGLIVAGLVVVGLLWWLGAMFWMPGASVSGPLAPPTQREAALSARLARDVEALAGEIGERNVLHYDELLAAADYIDGALEAAGYEVHRQRYELDGRPYDNLEVEQRGSTSADEVVVVGAHYDTVPDSPGANDNASGVASLLALAEYFVTRQTARTLRFVAFANEEAPFAHTARMGSVVYAKRSKARGERIAAMISLETMGYFTDEPNSQRYPSVLRWIYPDTGNFIAFVSNLGSRGLLKRALRAFRSHASIPSEGGAVPERLPGVGWSDHWSFWQEGYRAIMVTDTALYRYPAYHAEGDIPDQVDFERLARVVAGLEIVVADLAGGVTGTVSPRRPTEPDVIPPQDLPELVE
- a CDS encoding gamma-glutamyl-gamma-aminobutyrate hydrolase family protein (Members of this family of hydrolases with an active site Cys residue belong to MEROPS family C26.), coding for MKKGRPSKPDLSGEVSIAVIIKSRDNAVLRGVRPYLRWVTRSGGAPCLVSPGEPVPRSARGLLFLGGEDLAPERYGERNRYCERINEPRDAFELGLLAAALKDDVPILAVCRGIQVLAVALGATLYQDIPIEHRAAGRRSRVIHRGPRHTDSSHRITIAPGSMLVRLIGRASALVNSHHHQAVRSLGPNTRVVARASDGTIEAIEHTANRFVLGVQWHPERWPHPSSDAIMKGFLTACAGP
- a CDS encoding LPP20 family lipoprotein; its protein translation is MATRRPALAFGPSLVLASALLACATTGILTAREPDWVEGRSARYPDASYVTGVGRADNPEAAEDRAYAAVSRVFSAQISQRTTEWERYLQADDSGKTASQRDISIDQVTKVSTGKVLEHVAIAERYHNANTGAYYALATMDRRQAAATLRERIAGLDREIDALLHSSQRSDDPLGRIRALHLAVRLLLLRDAYHTDLQIVDPSGRGADPLTRLRTVRLQLQRDLEQHVHIALEVTGDEPAAIRSALTQGLNTYGLPVSGADGAPADIVIRGAATFESVDHMPQGPFVRWTASFDLLDRSTDQIIGSIRRNGREGHLTEPEARARALRAAQHAVSDDAGRTLAAFLFGTDTDFASPPSSQEPRP